CATATTCCCTCCTTGTTAAAACATAGAAATTTTATTTATTATATAATTTTTTTTATATATAAATCAAGTTTATTTATTATTTATTGAAAAAAGATGTTTAACATGTTATAATTTTTCTGTTAAATAAAAATCTAAAAGGAGGAGCTATGTCTACATTATTAAATGTTTTGTTATTTTTATCAGCATTTGTATTGATAGTTTTAGTTTTAATACAACCTGATAGAAGCCATGGAATGACAGCGAGTATGGGGCTAGGAGCTTCAAATACTATATTTGGAATAAATAAAGATGGAGGACCTTTGGCAAAAGCAACAGAAGTAGTTGCTGCATTATTTATAATTTGTTCTCTGTTACTTTACTTAACTCGTTAGGGATACAAAAATAGTTCGTTACTAGCCAGATTTTTTAACGGATAAAAATTAAAAATTTGCTGCAAATTCACTAAACTCACTTCGTTCAAACACAGTGAGGTTTGCTCGGCTCATTCTATTTAATTTTTATCCTAAAATCTGGAATGTAACTCACTTATTTTTTGTGTTACTATAATCTAAAAAATATCTTTAATCTTATTTTTAATCTCTATTGCCTTTTTAGGATTACCATTGGCGGAGATTGCAATTTGTACATCATCTTTTTCATAGATACTAGCAAATCTTACATTCATATCATCTTTTGAAGTAATATTATTAACTAAAATATTTTTATTTATACATAGTTGAGAAATATTTTTATTTAGTACTTCATTATCAGTTGCAGCTATAACTAAAAAAATATTTTCTAAAAATT
This Fusobacterium animalis 7_1 DNA region includes the following protein-coding sequences:
- the secG gene encoding preprotein translocase subunit SecG; this encodes MSTLLNVLLFLSAFVLIVLVLIQPDRSHGMTASMGLGASNTIFGINKDGGPLAKATEVVAALFIICSLLLYLTR
- a CDS encoding precorrin-2 dehydrogenase/sirohydrochlorin ferrochelatase family protein; the encoded protein is MANKFFPVSIDLNNKNILVIGAGKIALRKVETLMSYNCNILVITKDILEEKFLELEKNNKIKILKNQEFDKKFLENIFLVIAATDNEVLNKNISQLCINKNILVNNITSKDDMNVRFASIYEKDDVQIAISANGNPKKAIEIKNKIKDIF